A single window of Mytilus trossulus isolate FHL-02 unplaced genomic scaffold, PNRI_Mtr1.1.1.hap1 h1tg000211l__unscaffolded, whole genome shotgun sequence DNA harbors:
- the LOC134701043 gene encoding plexin-B-like — MLDTFGNDYKIESDVLQAWKIECYAARVWAPFIAKPEILFDVNVPGHVEPCLDILRQVFVESFTQTAHKVNKESPPQKLLFHKDIPRYRKLIAPFFVRVEQVNEQEFWSELEEISNTQKEELNFSRQATLHQLYNLFIGKYRSDIIDDFEDLEESKTLQFAHKLEEVIDLMEEFSSDS, encoded by the exons ATGTTAGACACGTTTGGAAATGACTATAAAATTGAGTCAGATGTTTTACAAGCATGGAAAATTGAGTG TTATGCCGCGCGAGTGTGGGCTCCGTTCATAGCTAAACCAGAAATACTGTTTGATGTTAATGTACCTGGTCATGTGGAACCATGTTTGGACATTCTAAGACAAGTGTTTGTAGAAAGCTTCACACAGACAGCTCACAAAGTGAACAAG GAGTCACCACCACAGAAACTGTTGTTTCATAAAGATATACCAAGATACAGGAAACTCATCGCTCCTTTCTTCGTACGAGTAGAGCAAGTGAATGAACAAGAATTCTGGAGTGAATTAGAagaaatatcaaat ACACAgaaagaagaattgaatttcagtCGACAAGCTACTCTTCATCAActgtataatttgtttattggGAAGTATAGATCTGAT ATTATTGATGATTTTGAGGACTTGGAGGAAAGCAAAACCCTTCAGTTCGCACATAAACTTGAAGAAGTCATAGATTTAATGGAGGAATTTTCAAGCGATTCTTAA